The Variovorax sp. PMC12 genome segment GCTGTTCGACCACGGCGACTGGCAGACCGACGACGACCTGTCGAAGGCCTATGTCGGCGGCAGCGCCCATGCCTACGGGCAGGGCAGCGACGGCGTGCCGGCCGCCGGCGCGCTGGTGCGCAGGCTGCGCGCCATGGACGTCGTCATGCAGAACCAGGACAGCCGCGAACACGACCTGCTCGACTCCAACGACTACTACCAGTTCCAGGGCGGCATGGCCGCCGCCGTGCGCCACCTGAGCGGCCGGCAGCCGGCCATGTACCACGGCGACCACGGCAACCCGCAGGCGCCGCGCGTGCGCACGCTGAAGGAAGAAATCAGCCGCGTCATCCGTTCGCGCGTGGTCAACCCCAAGTGGATCGACGGCGTGAAGCGCCACGGCTACAAGGGCGCGTTCGAGATGGCCGCCACGGTCGACTACCTGTTCGGCTTCGACGCCACCGCGCGCGTGGTCGGCGACCACCAGTACGCGATGGTGGCCGACGCCTACGTGCTGGACGAGGCCACCCGCGATTTCGTGAGCGAGCACAATCCGCGCGCGCTGCACGACATGCTCAGCCGCCTGCTCGAAGCCATGCAGCGCGGCCTCTGGCAGTCGCCCGGCGACTACCGCACCCGATTGGAGAACCTGCTGCTCGACCAGGAGCAGCGGATGGAAGGAACCCCCCGATGACCACAGCCGCCCCGATGCCGCTGCCTTTTCCGTTTGCCGCGATCGCCGGGCAGCCGCAGTTGCGGCAGGCGCTGCTGCTGGCCGCGGTCGATCCCGCGCTGGGCGGCGTGCTGATCGAGGGGCCGCGCGGCACGGCCAAGACCACCGCCGCGCGGGCGCTGGCCGAACTGCTGCCCGGCGCGCCCTTCGTCACGCTGCCGCTGGGCGCGAGCCTCGAAAGCCTCGTCGGCACGCTGGACCTCGGGCAGGCGCTGGCCGGCCATGAACTCAAGTTCGCGCCCGGCCTGCTGGCGCGCGCGCACGGCGGCGTGCTGTACGTGGACGAAATCAACCTGCTGCCCGATGCGCTGATCGATTCGCTGCTCGACGCGGCGGCCAGCGGCGTGAACGTGGTCGAGCGCGACGGCATCTCGCACCGGCACGCCGCGCGCTTCGTGCTGGTCGGCACCATGAATCCGGAAGAAGGCACGCTGCGGCCCCAGCTGCTCGACCGCTTCGGCCTGTGCGTGCAGCTGCGCAACATCGACGATGCAGCCGAGCGCCAGGCCATCGTGCGCGCGC includes the following:
- a CDS encoding ATP-binding protein → MTTAAPMPLPFPFAAIAGQPQLRQALLLAAVDPALGGVLIEGPRGTAKTTAARALAELLPGAPFVTLPLGASLESLVGTLDLGQALAGHELKFAPGLLARAHGGVLYVDEINLLPDALIDSLLDAAASGVNVVERDGISHRHAARFVLVGTMNPEEGTLRPQLLDRFGLCVQLRNIDDAAERQAIVRARLAFDADPAAFRAKHAQAEAELSAALARARARLADGSALPYGDAVHDAVGALCIEAGVDGLRADLVMLRSARALAAWEDAEAITTDHVRRAAEAVLLHRRKPEAAGAPPAKTPAPAPAPAPRGAETNGASGTSSAADEDWGAMPPEPVGIERVKPLRPLIASRPQAAPKKA